In one Arachis duranensis cultivar V14167 chromosome 9, aradu.V14167.gnm2.J7QH, whole genome shotgun sequence genomic region, the following are encoded:
- the LOC127741507 gene encoding uncharacterized protein LOC127741507, whose product MVLMDDKALSASLPRPTPLLSPTHSSSITAIHTLLSSPSSALYNFVTLRHLSLAPDFHTFPFAFKACSLLPSSSSISIALSLHSQAFKFGFFADPFSLNALICIYSLHRRIHDTHKLFNESSHRDVVSYNVMVHGYSNVKLCYEAIDLFNEMIGLGIRPDNMDMANVLSACAQTRELEQGRIVHDYITRNGIPIDSYLATGLVDLNQMAPRGCGRGRGRGRTNAHVLKVNPNDPVNFMAGLENMAAAMQATAEALGQQMNHHGNDEGKVQGSMTLVVSEGQRVKFATYLLTREASHWWQGVRCLLQQGDDYITWNAFREEFYKKYFPTSIRMTKELELLQLKQGTMSVSEYTDKFEELFSSVGPLEIKTFSELVNKSRIAEECVKKVAAERESHKGSFSQNQRKNLAPRGPSFKLGGSFRKSNNNNNNSQGKRFGKQPQSEQACARCGIHHLGASCKAAWGLCYSCGKAGHKATNYPEKQKQGAGKAQQTGRVFTTSAIGTEGSEALIRVLGYDLKVYNATHEAMITRLGCPQVLFRVQQRDFVHNLICLSMIGLDLILDLDWLSKNHVLLDCLVKSLYLMPEDTEGPVVVNSYYLNSMMVNCSGTKCQRILLLIAGVSGDDQRLEQILVVCEFSEVFSDDIDEFSPNREVEFVIELVPGAGPISSAPYRMSPLEMAELKSQLKDLLGKNFIRPSVSPWGAPVLLVKKKDESMQLCVDYRQLNKVTIKNKYPLPKIDDLMDQLQGAGVFSKIDLRSGYHQIRVREEDIPNTTFKTRYGHYEYTVMSFGLMNAPAVFIDYMNRVFHLFLDKFVVVFIDNILIYSKTEEEHVEHLKTMLQILKEKKLDAKLSKLSKQGIAVDPSKVEAVMEWKQQTTITKIRMSFLSLAGYYRRFIKGFSQLALPLTKLTCKDTPFVWTPECEESFQALKKKSTTAPVLMSPEPNELFEVYCDASLKGLRCVLMLHHNVLAYASRQLRPHEVKYPTHNLELAAKELNMRQIRWMELLKNYDFELNYHPGKAIVVTDALSRKSLYAAWMMLQEEKLLKGFESLKIGAQEVSGTLCLSRSEISKSFWNPTKLEYGLPSSNRWSIREDDPNTRGHVESLCLGPTSELGSIYAVSGVCIQ is encoded by the exons ATGGTTCTCATGGATGATAAG GCCCTCTCTGCCTCCTTACCGCGACCCACTCCTCTTTTATCACCGACCCACTCCTCTTCTATCACTGCGATCCACACCCTCCTCTCCTCCCCTTCCTCCGCCCTCTACAACTTTGTCACCCTCCGCCACCTCTCCCTCGCCCCTGACTTTCACACCTTCCCTTTTGCGTTCAAGGCATGTTCCCtcctcccttcttcttcttctatctccaTCGCCCTCTCGCTACACTCCCAGGCCTTCAAATTCGGCTTTTTTGCCGATCCTTTCTCCCTCAACGCCCTCATATGTATTTACTCCCTCCATCGCCGCATCCACGATACCCACAAGCTGTTCAACGAGAGTTCTCACAGGGATGTTGTCTCTTATAATGTCATGGTTCATGG TTATAGCAATGTGAAGCTGTGTTATGAAGCCATTGATTTGTTTAATGAGATGATTGGATTGGGGATTAGGCCAGATAATATGGATATGGCAAATGTTCTCTCAGCTTGTGCTCAAACGAGAGAGTTGGAACAGGGTAGGATAGTGCATGATTACATTACAAGGAATGGGATTCCGATTGATTCGTATCTGGCCACTGGGTTGGTGGACCT gaaccaaaTGGCACCTCGTGGATGCGGTAGAGGCCGTGGGAGAGGTCGTACTAATGCTCATGTGCTGAAGgttaaccctaatgacccggtgaatTTTATGGCGGGgttggagaatatggctgcAGCTATGCAGGCCACTGCCGAGGCTCTTGGGCAACAAATGAACCACCATGGCAATGATGAAGGCAAAGTTCAGGGctcgatgacactg GTGGTGTCTGAAGGGCAGCGTGTTAAGTTTGCTACCTACTTGCTCACTAGGgaagcatcgcattggtggcaaggagtCCGATGTCTCCTGCAGCAAGGTGATGACTACATCACCTGGAATGCCTTTCgggaggagttctataagaagtactttccgacttctatTAGGATGACCAAGGAACTTGAGTTGTTGCAGCTAAAACAGGGTACCATGTCTGTATCTGAGTATAccgacaagtttgaggagctgttcag ttcagtgggaccattGGAGATTAAGACTTTCTCTGAGTTGGTTAACAAGAGTAgaattgctgaagagtgtgttaAGAAGGTGGCTGCTGAGAGAGAAagtcacaaaggatcattcTCACAGAACCAAAGGAAGAAccttgcacctagaggtccgtctttcaagTTGGGAGGCTCCTTCAGGAagtccaacaacaacaacaacaactcccaaggaaagagaTTTGGAAAGCAGCCTCAGAGTGAGCAAGCATGTGCTAGGTGCGGAATTCACCATCTGGGAGCCTCGTGCAAGGCCGCGTGGGGTTTGTGCTATTCTTGCGGCAAGGCAGGACATAAAGCCACAAACTATCCGGAGAAGCAAAAGCAAGGTGCAGGGAAAGCACAGCAGACTGgccgggtgttcaccacttcagctatAGGCACTGAGGGATCTGAGGCACTTAtccgag tcttaggttatgacctaaaGGTGTATAATGCCACCCATGAAGCCATgataactaggctaggatgcccgcaAGTTTTATTTAGAGTCCAACAACGTGATTTTGTCCATAATTTAATTTGCTTATCGATGATCGGTCTCGATCTTATCTTGGatttggactggttatctaagaaccatgttctgcttGACTGTTTGGTGAAATCGTTGTACcttatgccggaagatacagaagggccggtTGTGGTGAATAGTTACTACTTGAATTCTATGATGGTGAATTGCTCTGGGACCAAATGTCAGCGTATCCTGTTGTTGATcgcgggtgtttcgggtgatgatcaaagattAGAACAAATTCTGGTTGTGTGCGAGTTTTCGGAGGTGTTTTCCGACGACATTGATGAATTttcacctaaccgagaggttgagttcgTTATTGAGTTGGTGCCTGGGGCTGGACCAATCTcgagtgctccttataggatgtcaccacTGGAAATGgccgagctaaagtctcagttaaaGGATCTGTTAGGTAAGAACTTTATCCGACCAAGTGTTTCTCCGTGGGGTGCGCCAGTgctactggtaaagaagaaggatgagagTATGCAACTCTGTGTGGATTAtaggcagctgaacaaggtcacaataaagaataagtatcCGTTGCCAaaaattgatgatctcatggatcagttacaaggagctggggttttctccaagattgatttgcgatccggttatcaccagataagggtgagggaaGAGGATATCCCTAACACCACTTTCaagactcgttatggtcattacgagtacactgtaatgtcttttgggttgatGAATGCTCCTGCTGTGTTTATAGATTACATGAACAGGGTCTTTCATctgtttctggataaattcgttgttgtcttcattgacaATATACTGATTTACTCCAAGACCGAAGAGGAGCATGTGGAACACTTGAAGACCATGTTACAGATACTGAAGGAAAAGAAACTCGATGCGAAGCTGTCTAAAT TGAGTAAACAGGGGATAGCAGTTGATCCATCTAAGGTGGAGGCAGTGATGGAATGGAAGCAACAAACCACGATAACTAAGATAAGGATGAGTTTTCTGAGCTTAGCTGGTTATTATCGAAGATTCATCAAAGGCTTTTCGCAATTAGCTTTGCCATTGACAAAGTTAACCTGCAAGGACACAccatttgtttggactcctgagtgtgAGGAAAGCTTTCaggcattgaagaaaaagtcGACTACTGCACCTGTGTTGATGTCACCTGAGCCGAACGAACTGTTTgaggtgtactgtgatgcctcaCTAAAGGGTTTAAGGTGCGTGCTAATGCTGCATCATAATGTGCTGGCGTACGCCTCACGgcagttgagacctcatgaagttaaaTACCCTACGCACAATTTGGAACttgctgcg AAAGAGCTCAATATGCGGCAGATAAGGTGGATGGAATTACTAAAgaactacgactttgagttgaattaccatccgggGAAAGCGATTGTGGTGACGGATGCGTTAAGTCGAAAGTCGTtgtatgcggcttggatgatgcttcaagaagAGAAGTTactcaagggattcgagagcCTGAAGATTGGTGCTCAGGAAGTATCTGGAACCCTGTGTTTGAGTCGATCAGAgatctcaa aaagcttttggaacccgactAAGCTTGAGTatggcttaccatcctcaaatagatggtcaatccgagaggacgatccaaatACTAGAGGacatgttgagagcttgtgtctTGGACCAACCAGCGAGTTGGGATCGATATATGCcgttagtggagtttgcatacaataa